The DNA segment TCAGGAGAAACTCCAGCACACTGTAGTCCCTGGACTGCCGTTTGAGTCGGGACACCCGGCTGTTCGGGTCCGCAATGTTGCCGAACACGATGGCGCCGGCCGGACAGGCCTGCGCGCAGGCCGTGGTGAAGGTGCCGTCCGGCACCACCACGTCGCCGGAGTCCCGCGCCTGCACCTTGCGCTGGATTTTGGCCTGCTCGATCCGCTGGATGCAGTAGGTGCATTTCTCCATCACGCCGCGCATCCGCACGGTGACGTCCGGGTTCATGACCATCTTGACGAGTTCCAGTTCCTCCTGCGGACGCCGCGCGAAGGGGCCCTTGTACAGGCCGTCCAGCGGACGTTTGTTGTAATCGAAGAAATTGAAGCGGCGCACCTTGTAGGGGCAGTTGTTCGAGCAGTACCGGGTGCCCACGCAACGGTTGTAGACCATCACGTTGAGCCCCTCGTGATCATGCACCGTGGCGTTGACCGGGCAGACGTTTTCGCAAGGGGCGGCCTCGCAATGCTGGCAAAGCATCGGCTGCATCACCACCTGCACCTCATCGATCCAGGATTCGCGCCACTGTTTTTCCTCCCGCCGCCACACGCGCTTGTCCGTCTGCCGGGCCGGATCGCTCGCGTAGTACCGGTCAATCCGCATCCAGTGCATCTCGCGGCCGCGCCGTACCTGGTCCTTGCCCACGATGGGAATGTTGTTCTCGCTCTGGCAGGCAATGACGCACGCCGAACAGCCCACGCACGCGTTCAGGTCAATGGACATGCCCCACTGGTGGAGTGCCTTCTCCTTTTCGCGATCCAGCGGGTTCGGGTACAACGGCGCCACCACCGGCGGCTCGTGCAGGTTCAGCCGCTTCACGAAGTCCGGGTATTTACGAAATTGTTCCAGGTTCGCCTCCCGGATGATGGCCCGGCCTTCCATCGACCAGTGATCCTGGGTACAGGCGATCACATGGCGGCGACCCGTCCCCCTGACGGTGGCGCCCACGGCAAAATGCGGAGCCGCCGCGGTGCGAATCGCGTAGGCGTTGAAGCCCACCCGTCGTCCCACGCGCCCGGCCCGCTCGCGCCCGTAACCCAGAGCCAGGGCAACCACGTGATCCGCCATGCCGGGTTGCACCCAGGCGGGCCCGGTCACCACGCGGTCGCCCAACCGCACCTCGACCAGTTCGGCGTTGACGACCCCGAGCGCCTGGGCCGTACGCCGGCTCATCAAAACCGCGTTGTCCCACGTGATCTTGGTGATGGGATCCGGCAACTCTTGCAGCCAGCCGTTGTTGGCATACCGCCCGTCATCCAGGCTGTGATCCCGATGCCAGACCACCTCCAGCCGGTCCGCTGCGGGCTGTTGCGTCGAAAGAGCCCGGGCGGCCTCCACCACCACTTCGGAACGCAAGGCCAGCCGGCCCAAGGACGCTGCCGGCCCCTTTCGAAAGCCATCGTGCAGGAAGAATTTCCATTCCTCCTCGAAATTCGCCGGCTTCTCCCGTTGCCGGAACGTCTCCCGGACAATCTCGTAGGGCTGGGTGACCTCGTGACCGGCCAACCGTGCCAGGAACTCCAGTTCCGTCAGGCCTCCGAACAGCGGCTGGATCATGGGCTGCACCGGCAGGTACGCCCCGTCGCTGGTCAACACGTCCCCCCAGCTCTCCAAATAATGCGCCAGGGGAAAATGCCAGTGACACAGTGGGAACGTTTCATCCTCGTAATAGCCCAGCCGGACCACCGTTCGGGCCTTTTGCTGGGCCTCGGCCCAGTTCAAGTCAGCCGGTGCGGTGTACACCGGGTTTGCTCCGAGGATCACCAGCGTTTCCACTCGGCCGTCCCGCAACGCCCGGGCCAGTGCCGGCAGGCCCTCTTCCGGAGCCGGTTCCTCGGCGGGCACCAGTTCCAGTGTGGTGTCCACGGCGCCCAGGGCATGATTGATCGCATGCGCCAGTAGATGCACGGCCAGGGGCTGACGATAACCCGCAACCACCAGTACCTCTCCGCGATGGGATTGCAGGTCCCTGGCACACTCGTCCAGCCACTCGGTCCAAAGCCCAGCCGGGTCGCCCTCGGGAAGGCCCGTCACACCGCAACGGCGTGCCAGATACAGCGCCGCCGCCCCCACCTGCGAAGCCGGCAGACGCAGTCGATGATCCGCCTGGGCACCCGTCAAGGTCAACAGGGCCTCCAGGACGTACAACCGGCTGATCTCATCGGAGGGTTGTTCCAGGCGCCGACTCTGGGCGAACCGCCGGATGTGCTGGAAGGCGTCGTCCTCCGTACCCAGAAAATCACAGTCCAACGAAACAATGACCCGCGCACGGTCAAAGCGGAACCGGGGTTGAACCGGCCGGCCATAGGCGAGGGAGGCGGCACGCCGATGGATCGCCAGATCCAGCGGATCATGCTCATACCACGTGGCCTCCGGGTAACGTTGCTGGAGCTCCCTCCGCAGCCGTGCCCGCGAAGGCGAGGTGGAAGGCTCCGCAAGGATGGCCAGCCCGCGTCCCTTGTCGGCGGCCAATCGACCGGCGAGTTGGGCCAGGAAGTCCAGGCCTTCCTGCCTGGGGACGGTCTGCCCGTTTCGCGCCACCCGACGTGCGCGGTCAGGGTCGTACATGTTCAGGATCGACGCCTGGGTCCACCGGTCGGTTCCGCCGTTGCCGTCCGGGTACCGGTCATTGCCCTCGATCTTGATGGGGCGGCCCTCATGCACTTTGACCACCAGCGGGATCGCGCCGGTCCGGGTGGGCATGGCCGTGGCGTAAAATTCGGGCCGGCCATGCACGTAGCCCTCGGGCTGTTGGGCAAACGGCATCAACCGTTCCTCGGGCCGACGACACCCGCTGCCGCCCAGCCCCACGCCGGCCAGCAACAGGGAGGCCGACATCAACCGCACAAAATCCCGCCGCGACAACGCATCCGGCTCTTCCAGCACGGACTCGGGGAACTCCCGTTCGAGCCATTCGCGGGATTCGGCGGCCCCGGCTCCATGCTCGGGGCTCCGCCAGTAACGGCGGTCCAAATCGGCTTGCGGTCCTGTCGAATGCGGCGTCTTCATCGGTGGCAAGCGGAACAGTTCTGCAGGGACTCCACCCGCCAGTGCTCCACCAACCAGCGGCCCTGGGCCTGTTGTTGACGGGTGTTTTCGGCCGGGTCTTCACTCCAGCGCCAGCCCAAATCGGTAATCTTGTCCAACGGCCGGATGAACGAGGCCGGATCCCGGTGACAATCCAGACAAAACGACATGCTCAGGGGTTTGGCATGGTAAACCTCTTCCATCTGGTCAATCCGCCCGTGACATTCCACGCAGCTGATCCCCCGGTTTACATGCACCGCGTGGTTGAAATAAACGTAGTCGGGCACCTTGTGCACCTGCACCCATGCAATCGGCCGTCCCGTGGCCACACTTTCACGGACCAGCGCCAGGCGCGGATCATCCTTCAGCACCTGGTTGTGACAGCTCATGCACGTGCTGGCGGAGGGGATGTTGGAAAACCAGGACCGCTCCACGTCGTGATGGCAATAGCGACAGTCCATACCGAGCTGATCCACATGCACCTTGTGGGAAAAAGCCACCGGCTGAATCGGCTGATACCCCACGCGTGTGTATTTCGGCGTGAAGTAATACCAGACCCCGGCCACCACGCCGCCTCCGATCAGGAGCACCCCGACCACGATCATCAGCGGCAGCCGATTCATCCACTTTGGAAAAACGGCTGACATTTCCTCAAGCCCGTCAATGCACGAGCCTTTTCAAATCCCTTGCCCTTGTGAGCCACACACCCGAGAAAGACCCTTCCCGGAGTTCGGGACTTCCTGCGGCACCTCACCCGTCAAGGGTGCGAACATGGGAATCGTCGCCCCGCGGGCAGGACCCGTACGCCCCGAAAATCGTGGCCCAGACCTTATCCAAGCCCCGAAAACCGATGCAAGCAAAAAACCGCTAAATTTTGCACAATTCCCGAGTAGCCGAAGTTGTTCAAGACCTGAGCCATGGCGGGCCGGTGATCCGGGCAATCGGATCAGAACCGGCGCGGCCATTTCTCCGTGAGCCTGCAGGGTTTGGCCTTTGCAATGCGGCCGTTGCGGCCCGTGGCAGAGCAGGTGTTATGGCCGGCTCTGTCGTCGTTCCGAAACCCTCGGACGCACGTCCGTCCGTGCGGGCGTACCTGCCGTCCGTGGCCCTGGTCAGCGTGGCGGCGGTGCTGCGCACGCTCATCCCTTCGGGGCAGGATTGCAGGGACGCATCACATCAGCGCTGCTGCTCATCGTCCGGCCCTGGGTTCCCGGACAATATTGGCAGTCCGGAGTGTGGTCCATTGTCGCCGCCAGCAGAGGTTGCGACCCGGGATACATACTCGAGAGGCCTTAACCCGGGAGGGCATCTCCCATGCCGCGAACCGTGTTTTGAGGGTGCGTTCGATGACACCGTCTCGCACCGAGGTTCACCGAATCGCCACCGCAGCCGACCTCTCGGCGCCCGTGCGTGCACGGGGCCGGTCCTGCCCATGCAGGGCACCGATGGGGTGACCGGGACTCCCACCGGGCAACAGCCGTGGCTACAGGGCTTGAAAAGCCCTGCGCCGCCTCCGACCGATGGGGATCGAGGTTGCCGGAAAGCCGGACCGATCCTTTTTCCCGGTTGAATCCACCTGCCCCGGCGGCCAGGGGATCTTCGGGGTGGAGCCGCCCTCTGGCGGGTGGCCAACCGGCCTCTTCCCCTGTCGCGCAGTCATCGGCCGGCCGTGGCGCCGAGGGCTGCGAGCCCCACCCGGGCGCGGCGGTTCAGCCGGTCGAGCAGCTTCTCATGAATCCCGCCGAAGCCGCCGTTGCTGAAGATGACCACCACGTCCCCGCCCTCGGTCTCCCGGGCCAGGTGGGACACGATGGATTCAACCTCCGGAAGGTACAGGGCTTGCTTGCCCGCGGCGCGCAGGTCGGCCACGACCTGGTCCGGGTCGAGTCGTTCTTCGGGATCCAATTGCTCCAGACGGGCGACCTGGGCGATGACGATGCAATCGGCGGGCGCGAAGGCTCCGGGGAGATCCTTCTGAAAGACGCGCCGGCGGGTGGTGTTGCTGCGGGGTTCGAACACCGCCCAGAGTCGCTGGCGCGGGTATTTTAACCGGAGGGCCTCGAGGGTGACCCGGATTGCGGTGGGATGGTGGGCGAAATCGTCGATGACCGTCACACCATCGGCCACGCCCCGGACCTCGAGCCGGCGGCGGACGCCCTGGAAGGTATCGAAGGCGGATTGGATCTGCCGGTTGGATAGCCCGTAGTGCTTGGCACAGGCGACGACGGCCAGCGCGTTGCGCACATTGAACTCGCCGGGGAGGTTGATGTGGAAGCGGTAGCTGGGGATTTCGAAGAGGCTGGCGCCGGCGCCGAGCTGGAGGTTGAAGGCCCGGACGGCGTTGTGCTCGCCCAGCCCGAACTCCCGGACCGGGCAGAAACGCACTCCCAGTAGAGGACGCAGGTTGGGATCATCGCCGTTGGCCAGGACCAGTCCGTTCCGGGGAACCAGCCGGATCAATTGTTCAAACGACCGTTGGATGGCGGCGAGGTCGGGGAAGATGTCCGCGTGATCGAACTCGAGGTTGTTGAGGATCACGCATTCCGGAAGGTAATGGACGAACTTGCTGCGTTTGTCGAAGAAGGCGGTGTCGTATTCGTCGCCCTCGATGATGAACCATTCGCTGTCGGTGAAGCGTGCGCCTCCATCAAAGTTGAGGGGCAGGCCGCCGATGAGGAACCCCGGGCGGAGCCCGTTGTGTTCGAAGACCCAGGCCAGCAACGCGGCCGTGGTGGTTTTGCCATGAGTGCCGGCCACTACAATGGAGCGTTTGCCCCGGATGAACCGTTCCCGGAGCAGCTCGGGCAGGGAACAGTATCGGAGCTTGTGTTCCAGGCAATATTCCGCCTCGGGGTTGCCGCGGGAGATGGCGTTGCCGATGACCACAAGGTCGGGCCGATGCCGGAGGTTGCTTTCGCTGTAGCCGGGCATGACCTCAATGCCGTTTTGGGCAAGGAAGGTAGACATGGGCGGGTAGGGATTGAGGTCGGAACCGGTGACCTGGAGCCCCTGCTGTTTCAAGGCCACGGCGGTTGAGGCCATTGCCGTGCCACAAATGCCCACAAAATGTACGGATCGGATGTCGCCCCACATACGGCCAGCCACTGTAGGGAAACCGGCGGACGGGGAAAGCGCGAATTGGAGTACGATCGGGAGCAGGCGCATGCCATGGGTACACCCGGTCCTTCAACGCGCTGACCTGCAAATTTCAGGCCCACGCGACCCTCCGAGAAGGGGATCGAAACCACCCGCACACTTTGCAGCAGGGTCGAGTCGGAGAGGGCCGCTGAAGGGCGGTTTTGCAAGCGGTGGCCGGTCGCCGGGGCAAACCGCCCGCACACGTCCAGAGCCGGAACGAATTCGAAGTACGCCCTCCGGCGCTCCGACCGGAGCGATCAAAGTCAACCGGTTGGCCCGGCACCTGGCTTCCGACCTCAAGCGTGCGCCTTCTCTGGAGTGCTTATGCAGGACCGGGACCCAAGCGAGAGGCCACTGACGGGGCTGAAGGCCGAGTAAAGACAACCGGAACTTCGCTGTGGAGGCCATTTGACCTGCCGGAGGAAGCACGCTGACCGGTGAACCCATGCCATGACCGGGTCGGAGCCGGTAACGGATGTGGCCCCTTGCGCCCGGGTATCGAGCCCGAATCGAGCCCGGCGATTCGGCCGGATTGAGGCCGAAATGCCGGATGCGAGCGCAGCGGGCCCTGCGGCCGGCTTTTGGACCCAGCTCTTTCCAAGCCGTGGCGGCCGTTTTTGGTTCCGGTTTGGGTCGTCCTCATCCATCGTGCAGGCGAAGGGCGAACGGCGGCGGGCCGGGCGGGTGACCGCATGAAAGCAAGGCGCGGACCAGCTGGCCGGGGGGATGGCGACCGGCGGCCGGGATTGATCGTTAATGGTCTTGACCGGCCACAGAGCAGCCCCCTACGTTGGGCAAAGACAGGCAACATTTCATGTTTGCGCAACTAAAAAGTCTGTTCTCCAACGACATCGGGATCGACCTGGGCACTGCCAACTCCCTCGTGTACGTACGGGACCGTGGCATTGTGTTGCGCGAGCCTTCGGTGGTGGCGATTGAAGCCGGGACGACCAACGTGTTGGCGGTGGGTGAGAGCGCCAAGCGGATGCTGGGTCGGACCCCGGGCAACATCGTGGCCATTCGCCCCATGAAAGACGGGGTGATCGCCGATTTCGAAATTACGGAGGCGATGTTGCGCCATTTCATCCAGAAGGTGCACCACCGGAAACTGATTGCGCCTCGGGTGGTGGTGGCGGTGCCCTCGGGGATCACGGAGGTGGAGAGACGGGCGGTAAAGGACTCGGCCATGCACGCCGGGGCCCGCGAGGTGTATCTGATTGAACAGCCGATGGCGTCGGCCATCGGGGTGGGGCTGCCCGTGGAGGAGCCCGCCGGCAACATGATTGTGGATATTGGGGGGGGCACGTGCGAAATCGCCATCATCTCCCTGGCCGGCATCGTGTTCAGTCGCAGCCTCCGGGTGGGCGGCGATGAGA comes from the Limisphaera ngatamarikiensis genome and includes:
- a CDS encoding TAT-variant-translocated molybdopterin oxidoreductase translates to MKTPHSTGPQADLDRRYWRSPEHGAGAAESREWLEREFPESVLEEPDALSRRDFVRLMSASLLLAGVGLGGSGCRRPEERLMPFAQQPEGYVHGRPEFYATAMPTRTGAIPLVVKVHEGRPIKIEGNDRYPDGNGGTDRWTQASILNMYDPDRARRVARNGQTVPRQEGLDFLAQLAGRLAADKGRGLAILAEPSTSPSRARLRRELQQRYPEATWYEHDPLDLAIHRRAASLAYGRPVQPRFRFDRARVIVSLDCDFLGTEDDAFQHIRRFAQSRRLEQPSDEISRLYVLEALLTLTGAQADHRLRLPASQVGAAALYLARRCGVTGLPEGDPAGLWTEWLDECARDLQSHRGEVLVVAGYRQPLAVHLLAHAINHALGAVDTTLELVPAEEPAPEEGLPALARALRDGRVETLVILGANPVYTAPADLNWAEAQQKARTVVRLGYYEDETFPLCHWHFPLAHYLESWGDVLTSDGAYLPVQPMIQPLFGGLTELEFLARLAGHEVTQPYEIVRETFRQREKPANFEEEWKFFLHDGFRKGPAASLGRLALRSEVVVEAARALSTQQPAADRLEVVWHRDHSLDDGRYANNGWLQELPDPITKITWDNAVLMSRRTAQALGVVNAELVEVRLGDRVVTGPAWVQPGMADHVVALALGYGRERAGRVGRRVGFNAYAIRTAAAPHFAVGATVRGTGRRHVIACTQDHWSMEGRAIIREANLEQFRKYPDFVKRLNLHEPPVVAPLYPNPLDREKEKALHQWGMSIDLNACVGCSACVIACQSENNIPIVGKDQVRRGREMHWMRIDRYYASDPARQTDKRVWRREEKQWRESWIDEVQVVMQPMLCQHCEAAPCENVCPVNATVHDHEGLNVMVYNRCVGTRYCSNNCPYKVRRFNFFDYNKRPLDGLYKGPFARRPQEELELVKMVMNPDVTVRMRGVMEKCTYCIQRIEQAKIQRKVQARDSGDVVVPDGTFTTACAQACPAGAIVFGNIADPNSRVSRLKRQSRDYSVLEFLLTKPRTTYLARIRNPNPAMPDYHEIPLSLAEYTVRSGDPFREEPHAAGPRERGSGAATRLQH
- a CDS encoding rod shape-determining protein, whose product is MFAQLKSLFSNDIGIDLGTANSLVYVRDRGIVLREPSVVAIEAGTTNVLAVGESAKRMLGRTPGNIVAIRPMKDGVIADFEITEAMLRHFIQKVHHRKLIAPRVVVAVPSGITEVERRAVKDSAMHAGAREVYLIEQPMASAIGVGLPVEEPAGNMIVDIGGGTCEIAIISLAGIVFSRSLRVGGDEMDEAIIAHMKRAYNLLIGERTAEEIKIRIGSAYPLEQELTMEVKGRDLSTGLPKTLTIRSEEIREALREPLSAILESIRLTLERCPPELAGDLVDRGIVMAGGGSLIRGIDRLVSEETGLPVHIAEDPLSAVAEGTGRVLQHLEFLKRVTRAD
- the mpl gene encoding UDP-N-acetylmuramate:L-alanyl-gamma-D-glutamyl-meso-diaminopimelate ligase — encoded protein: MWGDIRSVHFVGICGTAMASTAVALKQQGLQVTGSDLNPYPPMSTFLAQNGIEVMPGYSESNLRHRPDLVVIGNAISRGNPEAEYCLEHKLRYCSLPELLRERFIRGKRSIVVAGTHGKTTTAALLAWVFEHNGLRPGFLIGGLPLNFDGGARFTDSEWFIIEGDEYDTAFFDKRSKFVHYLPECVILNNLEFDHADIFPDLAAIQRSFEQLIRLVPRNGLVLANGDDPNLRPLLGVRFCPVREFGLGEHNAVRAFNLQLGAGASLFEIPSYRFHINLPGEFNVRNALAVVACAKHYGLSNRQIQSAFDTFQGVRRRLEVRGVADGVTVIDDFAHHPTAIRVTLEALRLKYPRQRLWAVFEPRSNTTRRRVFQKDLPGAFAPADCIVIAQVARLEQLDPEERLDPDQVVADLRAAGKQALYLPEVESIVSHLARETEGGDVVVIFSNGGFGGIHEKLLDRLNRRARVGLAALGATAGR
- a CDS encoding cytochrome c3 family protein, translated to MSAVFPKWMNRLPLMIVVGVLLIGGGVVAGVWYYFTPKYTRVGYQPIQPVAFSHKVHVDQLGMDCRYCHHDVERSWFSNIPSASTCMSCHNQVLKDDPRLALVRESVATGRPIAWVQVHKVPDYVYFNHAVHVNRGISCVECHGRIDQMEEVYHAKPLSMSFCLDCHRDPASFIRPLDKITDLGWRWSEDPAENTRQQQAQGRWLVEHWRVESLQNCSACHR